From the genome of Setaria viridis chromosome 1, Setaria_viridis_v4.0, whole genome shotgun sequence:
gaacctgcaccaccacttaagaagtcacgaccaccgcctcccaagccaagacagagaaagaagaaaataaaggagcCTGAAGTAACTCATGAGgaatgctgggaggcaatgactcatgtgGAATGCTAGgccgaaatccaagcagaggtcagggagtggttcaagaaacaagctgaagaaaaaaaaggcaagtAAGATGGATCCATcgccagtagatcgaagagaattaatttttttattaggatccaagaaggagccaagaagaggataccactactatcgaactacgaatGGACGTTAGTCCAGGCTGAttagaggaaaaaaaggaaaggaaagtcatcttccagtgatgttgtccccgacctcgggcatctTCCAGAAAAAGACGctaaaaagatagcagcaatgcccttggatcaataagcacaagtattgcaattcatggaagaaactgttgggatacgaggtaggctacactagcgcaattcaaaaaattctaccgcgtataaccaggaagaactgccgtataaggatcacgggattaccactcaacgcactactggtgcggaagatgtagatatgcgtcgatgtagtgaagacgatcacgtagtcgtacgtagtcgatcaacgtagtcgtacgtagtcgatcacgtccagcagctcctcagcagctcgtccacgtgcagcaagatcgcctccggtgccgcggctcgtcgtcggctcgtcgtggctcgtcggcggctcgtccaagtgctgcaggcgcaacacctccaaggtatccacacgtgcagggaggaagcgtcgcaagccggactgctagatccgcgagttgcaacaggcgagggcgtcggaggcgcggcaggtgtgtttcgccaaaaggtgtgaaccctagggcgcccccacccctctatttatagaggttcctgacgggcctctggatccgaggcccattagtacttctaaacctaatccaactcggatcagatccgaattgggcttccagccccttaagtgtgtgaccctatgggttcggatacgcatagacatggcccgagtactcctactcggcccaatagtcggtagcggcctctagcaagacgtgccaactcctatacgcacacgaagatcatatcaaacgaaccatcacaacataatatacatgctattccctttgcctcacgatatttggtctagcttcaagctgaccgctctttctcgatcctgtgattcggaatccctttgtaggttaactcttaaccgtacgtagcatggccatgcattttcggatccgatcactcgagcggcccagagatatcactctcaattagagaggggcaaatcccatcttgattgaccatgtctcatagcatgcttcttgacaaacccgaaaactacctttataactaccctgttacggcgtagcgtttgatagcccctaagtaggtcgatccacatctagaatacatgcaacaatctcaggtctaaagacaaagcgtatatgttgttttaaagagagaactacttctcgtgttgggtcagtcctagcacatgtctccacatgtgtccacattattagttcaacatctccatgtccttGACTTGtgatagtcatcaactaatacatgtgctagtctaatattcatgtgtgtcctcacatgaactccgactagggacaactttagaataaccatacaagtaaagagtttcacatacaattcacataattgcaaatcaattcaagtagccttcaatggatattcaatgaacacaacatacaaatcatggatacaaatggaatatcatcatctctatgattgcctctagggcatacctccaacagaaacaggtatgggacttgatgaatgtctagggcaagttgagttgccagctgcaccgccagttgaaccgagatggacctttgagctagtcCAGTCTgtggtaaggcctgagttggaacggaagctatcaacaaagatgtacaaattccatcaatggtacatgaaggtgtccgccgactTGAGGGAGATATTcagccttaaggtaaaaccgataaaTTTTTACGGCGAATGCGAGAAATTCctgtggctagaattcaaggatatatacgaagtataccatcatgatgccctggacgtctctctgatcagcacctaggttctgtaagtgtccgtttatctacatgtaaattttagctcatatcattatttttttgcgtgcgtcaccgtactaacttcatctttcattttatgtaggatgctaattcgtGCCAAcgagaagcgtacctccatgttggcttcattgatccatccgtagttaaccaaaaacaaataCAGGATGCGCCGGACAAAACCTTAGTGGAAGTATataatttcctagacaaacaaaaatttaaggatttcatactacttctatacaacttcaagtaagtgtgtgtatactgtCTACTTTCATTTTCTTTGTCCTTACCtcattaatgttagttagctctaatatatatgaacatttacgtacgcagctttcACTAGAttctcattataattgagcctgaaagaagccacgtcactgtcttcgattcgttgaggaaagatccggtggagtaccaagacatgcaacacatgctaggcttgtaataattctggacctttatctctatgcaaaaatttgttttctaaattttcacctaacactgtatcattcatttttttaatCCGCAACGCATGAAGACAATTCatcaggacacacaaaggtccattcaaagaaaaacttacatggaacacagacttcccagtacgtatgaagtctacacattttgtacattctataacacgaatatttcataacttatttttttccccactgaagtgctttatccaggaataatctatgtggctactacatctgtgagcacatgcacaattttgtgggacccaagggaaAGACACCGCCGCACAACTataagtacgtaaaataaaactataaatagttaattattttctacctccttatatttaatttttcgtgtaaattcacatatttccaaaattCACAGTTTTGTATTacttgtaccatcaagatgcccttgacaAGTCCCTCATTAGTGCATGGATTCTATaagtatttttttcatttctataTCATATCTCCTACATTAATTGTACATCGTATCCTCtcctcttttattttgtatcatgtagAATGGATATTCAACGTTGCTAGAGAAAATAATACTATAAtgtcggcttcatggacccgcaTGTTATAAACAAGTACAGTGCAATGAAATGGCCAAATTGGACCATGAAGAATATATTCAACTTCCTAGAGAGCCAACATCACATGCAATTCATACTTTTACCGTAAAACTTTTAGTGAGTCCTTCGTCCTTTTTTTCATGCGTTCAagttaataataagtatatTTAACATTGcttatgtatatgtatatgaacaACTTCCACTATATACTACTTGTTATCGAGATTGATCGAAGCCACGTCATGATGCTGGACCCAAAGAGTAAAAAACTAAGAGTACCAAAGCTTCATAGACCTACTTAACAtagcatgggctcgcttcatAAAATAACTCCTAGGATAGTTCAAGGAACAACTTCATATCAGGGAAGACTTTCCTATGAATTCAATTTGAACATCTAGTGTTATTTTTTTAACACCACAACTgtttgaatatttcataactccttttttcatatatagtgtttgagcaGGAGGATGGAAACAAATTACATGGATACTACattgtgagttcatccatagctTTGCAGGTCCCAAGCAAATGACGGCCCGGGAATTCAAAGTAACTAAACACAATTCATAGtaattcattattttttatgctgCAGATGCATTGACTTAAAATGATGATATTTGTACGTGACAGATTAAGAAAATGAGACAAGAACTTCTCGCCCCAGAACGAGTCAAGGCGATTTAAGAACAACTCTGTGGATTCTTTTTTAGGTCGTAAATCCAAAtgaagaattttattacgatgaaATAAGTGTGGGTCAACTTCGAACTGATTCAGACTCGGACGTGGACGTGTAGTGCATATTCGGAATACTTGTAATATTTGAAGTGtatataaattgtataaatataatatatctaACCTTTACTATGCTagataaatatatattaatataaTAGTATATGCAAACGGATACTGTACACGAATACTAATACGAATATGaataaaaatatgaattaaaatgaagggaaaataaaaggaaaaaaagaaaaacgagTACAAAAACCAACCGTACTAAACTGCCGCCCACAACAGCGCGACATGGCTCGCAGTTCAGTACCgttaccgaccggtactaaatgacgcatttagtaccggttgagctGATCGGTACTAAATGCATAGCATGACATTAGTACCGAAGAAGCGATACCGGTCGAGCATCCAACGCTAAAGAGGTTCCCGACCAGGACTAGAGGGTACTAGAGGTCGATCCTCCAAGTGATCGTAGCTTCAATCGTAATAACTTAGACGATTTCTCTCGTGGAGTACATGGTACTGTAAAATCTCTCTTACACGGTACTGAAAATTACAAGCAAGCCAAATGCAAAAAGAAGCAATCGCGACGAGCTGTCGTAATACGGTGCTACCAGGTACGTCCTTTCTATAGGTCATCCATTCTGGTGCTCCGTTCCTCAACGCGCGCAGACATGCCGGCCGGCTGGCCAGCGGCGCTAGGCGCCAGGCGACTAAGAGGCGGGTACTGGAGCGGGCGCAGCGGATCCGGGGCTGCCTGGGGACGCCTTGCCCGCTGCTGCTTCCACGGTGGCCTTCTTGGACTCGTCAAggccggccgccgacgccgtcttGATCTTGCCCTTGCCACCCCTGCCACCTCTTCCACCCttgccgcggcggccgggcgcggcgacgggcttGCCGAACCCTGGCGGCAGGATGGGCTCGCTGACCTCCATGATGGACACGGAGTAGGGGCGCGCGGCGACGACCTTGACGAGCTTGGCGACGCAGGGCACGCCGGGGGCGCCGAAGTACATCTGCCCGTCGTCGGCCCTGGAGTAGTTGAGCACGCCGAGGGCCTTGTCGGTGTTGGACAGGAGCGTGGGGAGCATCGCGGTGCGGCTCTTCATCTCGTCCAGCTTGATGGGATCGAAGTAGCTGAGGAGGACGTggttcgccaccgccgcccgaagCTTGTCGGCGGGCAGCGACGCCAGGGTCTGGACGGCCTTGTCGGGGACCACCAGCAGCGACGCCGCGCGGAGCTGGttggcctccgccgccacgtTGGTCTGCGCCAGGAGCTTAGAGAACCCGGCGTACTGGGGCTTGTCCACCAGCATCTGGATCACGTCGAAGGCTGCCAGCGCCGCGGGAgaggccgcggcgaggaggaggacggagaGCAGGATCTTGGAAGCCATGGTGGTTTAGTTTGGAGGGTGACCGACTTACTACTGAGTTACAAATCGATCGATTCATGGTTCAGCTTGGTTATAAAAGGGCGGGAGGGTTGCTATCTTTGGCAAGAGGCCGTCTCCTCCAGACATTCTCCAGCGTAGGCGCGCCATTGACGCCGTCGGATCTGCAACTGGACCCCCGCGGTTCGAGCTCCCATGCACTTTTGGGCTTGGACATGTCCGCATTTTGGCATTGGCATTTGGTGGCCGGAAATAAAGGTAAATTCTTTGGTTTTACACAATATGTGAAAACTCTTATACAATACTCCTCCGCCCCAAATTTCTATTAGCTGTCTTTTCTGAATACATAGTTTTttctacgtatctagacatatatccatctagatccatatcaaaaaaattactatttgttttgtcttttctaaatacatagtttttgctacgtatcCAAACATACATCCATCTAGATCCATATCAAAAGTtttgcatctagaaaagtcaaaataaatagtaatttgagacggagggagtagatttgAAATTCTGTATCATGGTGTTTGTTGTTCTCATATTGAAGTACGAATCTCAAAACAAGATTAATAGATGAAAACTATCCACAAGTTTACCCATTTTACGGACATTACTATAGAACTAACCTTCCATCCAGagtttttgtcccggttgactttggatccaggactaaagtgcctttagtcccgggtcaaaattAAGCCACCGAAAGCTGCCCctctttgtcccggttggtaattccaaccgggataaccaaccgggacaaggggggcttttgtcccggttggaatttccaaccgggacaaaaactCATCGCCTACAAATACTAGCCcgagagctcttcttcctccctgagCCCAAGCCACTTCACCAGAGACCAAGAgcttcttcctcgtcctctccaTGGTGGCAAGCAACCTTAGGAGAGGTGttgcctgattttttttccttattttcgtgggaatttcactcatcaaaagtgttgtaaaggttacctacttcatcctctcttcatttattattattatgctttattttatgctttagagatagagaaaaatgagttttttagaatgagggagaatggagaggatttttatttatacatgtttttagctagaatttgatggatagcttgcttgttatatatgattcgtattagttaaaagaacttgatcaatattaggtatgggaaaaaatagagtaaatgtatttttaatatttactcattaaggtaaataaattgtaggtgtaagaaatagaatttagtcattgctacaatttttctatCACTGTAATTTAATAATAATTATATtttttgatcaataatttatttattgtATGTTTATTGCAAGgcctaaatattataaacacacttactctattttttctacctaatattgatcaagttttttatctaatatgaagctctatgttcattttctatgtaatacgatgcagataggtcggcaatggatgtaccacctctgctcctccaatcccagagaacagtgtctgcacatgaCATGAATGTGTTTACACAATTCtctacacataactcaatcttctacgaagtctatagagggtcacctccgctcctctagtactagaaaataatggtacaacagaagaacttcgggtccacaaactcgggctgaatatcataaaagaatcttgaaataatattccaaatgccttttggagcctaattatcataatagaagtatgatgGCCCAATATTCTCTTCAGGTAAAGATCTGTTCAGTGACCTTGACCTAGcagcttttggttggttttggcttgccaccatgggccatgctTAATGAAAAGATCTTTTACCTGGAGGActattgtgtgtgtgccactatacttctattatgagaatgtggcacttgctccaaaagatgtttggacaattatttcaaggttcctttatgatattcagcccgagtatgtggactcgaagatcttctattgtaccatcatttctggtactggagaagcggaggtgactctccatagacttcgtagaagattgagttatgtgcagagatggcttggaggacgaacattctgctatgttgtaccattattatAGGATAATTtactacgtgaagtccactatggagtgtttatagtctttagtgtatatgtatctttattgtcttgttccagaattctagcatttttctttttgtcgacctagtgaatgttatgaatgttgattaGTGTAATTTTTATGTAAATTGCTTTTATCTTTAtaaaggttgattggtgtaaattatgaatattgatcaaggTCTTTAtttaatacgaagacctatgcccatttctcatgtaataatttatttatctaatgttttttgcaaggactaaatactataaacacatttactctattttttccctaccaaatattgatcaagttctttatctaatacaaagACCTATGTCAATTTCTcacataatacgatgcagatggaccggcaatggatgtataacacgAACAAAcagaccaaggagtttgttggtggcttgcattattttctccaAGTGGCCAAAGCTaacaagccagagaagggattcatgtgttgtccatacttccaatgcagtaaaaaaaagactactcttcctgggggactattcatagccacttgtttagatacggtttcatgcctaactatttggtttggaccaagcatggccaaagaggggttataatggaagacggtgaagaagaggaggatgataacaacatttcgaactaggctgcaggccaagcttttgcagatactacaatgggtgaggctgataaaaatgagtttgcagaagatgaccCTATtcatgatcttggtcaggtgctatgaGTTGCACAGAGATGttgtgaaactgagaaggaatcataaaagttgtagtacatgatagatgatcacaaaaaattgttgtacccagattgcaagcaggggcataaaaaactgggtaccatagtggaaatgctacaatggaaggcaaaaaatggtgtgtccgataagacaTTTCAagggatattgaaaattataaagaatgttcttcccaagaataatgaattgtcgtCTACAATATTTGAAGCTAAACATGTTGTTTGCCCTCTaagattggaggttcagaagatacacgcatgccctaatgactgtatcctctatcgtggtgatgattacaagaaattggatgcttctCTTGTGTGCAGAGCACTGCAGTATAAGATCAGGTAAGATGAAcctagtgatgtcgaggggtaGCCTcctaagaagagagttcccgtgaaggtgatgtggtatttccgtataataccacgtttgaagcgtttgttcagaaacaaggtaaatgctaagttgatgcgatggcacaaagaagaacgtaagtaagatgagatgctgagacaccctgcGGATGGGGCCTAGtgaagatcaattgatagagcattcccggactttgaaagtgatgtaaggaacataaggtttggtttaagtattgatggattcaatccattcggtgagttgagtagtggtaaTAGTACTTAgtctgtgaccctatgtatgttcaaccttcctccttggctatgcatgaagtggaagttcattacgatgctggtgcttatccaaggcccaaaacaacccggc
Proteins encoded in this window:
- the LOC117839790 gene encoding fasciclin-like arabinogalactan protein 3, with protein sequence MASKILLSVLLLAAASPAALAAFDVIQMLVDKPQYAGFSKLLAQTNVAAEANQLRAASLLVVPDKAVQTLASLPADKLRAAVANHVLLSYFDPIKLDEMKSRTAMLPTLLSNTDKALGVLNYSRADDGQMYFGAPGVPCVAKLVKVVAARPYSVSIMEVSEPILPPGFGKPVAAPGRRGKGGRGGRGGKGKIKTASAAGLDESKKATVEAAAGKASPGSPGSAAPAPVPAS